Proteins encoded within one genomic window of Blattabacterium cuenoti:
- the ccsA gene encoding cytochrome c biogenesis protein — translation MRTLKNILFSTKITAVLFLLLSLSMALATFLEKKYSTNMAKIFVYESSWFETIMFLIIINLIGNIWRYKLWNKNKFPLFVFHISFVFIFIGGIFSRYYSFEGVMSIREGETNRKIISRKNYIKLQVDKGSHTMVYQDPYILSSFHNGYKGKFLFKGNILKIKIVDYIPCAKVILSKKKPETKILKIVSTNEKKGRTENFIKDGKILKINGIFFSFNKKIPFGIQIFEKNKKLYVKSSFLGKSMNMINKKIDLLSKETPTFLKIRHLYRIEIDKNHEMQWVIPEGIVKGKLEYIQSCDNEDNEKENNKNLLDAITAEISFKNQSKLITFLGGKNRTEMSDPISFNKNYKISIGYGSILLNLPFFLRLNKFKVENYPGSEFPSFFISHVTIIDKEKKRNRFIYMNNVLDYKGYRFFQSGYDPDGKGTHFSVNNDFIGTSLSYIGYGFMSLGMFLTLFWKGTRFSYLKKKLRNLSQTFVFILFFLVFFSKTYADDESIMHDGLNKIPLESISENIHISKEHGNNFGHLLVQDHKGRIKPVNTLAIELLRKIHKKNFIENLDANQWFISIHQDNFFWTKVPFIKVDKKGGYEFLTKIRVNRKYYVSLMDLYIVDYKSKRLKFILQKDYEKAFSKNPAQRNEYDKAVINLSEKVGILHGIFQGKYLRIFPIPNDKNHTWSSWISSDSKSLNPIGFFMINNYLKSLFDSQNQRNWKIADKEIQKIRLYQIKHASSFSPSDRKIKIEILYNKLNIFYHLSFFYILIGIVILSISFVKIFFQKKYMNWIYKILILILSFLFILEFLGLISRWYLSGHAPWTNGYESSIFISWCLVGVGFVFYKNQFVPGITALISSILLMLSNGMDPEITNLVPVLKSHWLIIHVAVITSSYGFFFTGAFLGFFVLILYIILGLGHRNNNFSSSYKKKIQIHIDQLTIINEMSITIGLFLLTIGTFLGSIWANRSWGRYWSWDPKETWAFISIMIYAFVLHMRLVPSLKGVFSFNISSILAICSIIMTYFGVNYYLSGLHSYAKGDPISIPYWIYYSLLILVIVTILSYCSKKHYEKNRQVTSK, via the coding sequence ATTTAATAGGAAATATATGGAGATATAAATTATGGAATAAAAATAAGTTTCCTTTATTCGTTTTTCATATATCATTTGTATTTATTTTTATTGGAGGAATATTTTCTAGATATTATAGTTTCGAAGGAGTTATGTCTATCAGAGAAGGAGAAACTAATAGGAAAATTATTTCTAGAAAAAACTATATCAAATTACAAGTAGATAAAGGATCGCATACAATGGTTTATCAAGATCCTTATATTTTATCTTCTTTTCATAATGGATATAAAGGAAAATTTCTTTTTAAAGGAAACATTTTAAAAATAAAAATTGTCGATTATATTCCATGCGCAAAAGTTATTCTTTCTAAAAAGAAACCAGAAACAAAAATTCTAAAAATTGTTTCAACAAATGAAAAAAAAGGAAGAACTGAAAATTTTATTAAAGATGGAAAAATCTTAAAAATAAACGGAATTTTTTTCTCTTTTAATAAAAAAATACCATTTGGTATACAAATTTTTGAAAAAAACAAGAAACTTTATGTGAAATCTTCTTTTTTAGGAAAAAGTATGAATATGATAAATAAAAAAATAGATCTCTTATCTAAAGAGACTCCTACTTTTTTAAAAATAAGGCATTTATATAGAATTGAAATAGACAAAAATCATGAAATGCAATGGGTAATTCCTGAAGGGATTGTAAAAGGAAAATTAGAATATATTCAATCATGTGACAATGAAGATAATGAAAAAGAAAATAATAAGAATTTATTAGATGCTATTACTGCAGAAATCTCATTTAAAAATCAATCCAAATTAATCACTTTTTTAGGAGGTAAAAATAGAACAGAAATGAGTGATCCTATATCATTCAACAAAAATTATAAGATTTCTATTGGATATGGTTCTATATTATTGAATCTTCCTTTTTTTTTACGATTAAATAAATTTAAAGTAGAAAATTATCCAGGTTCTGAATTTCCATCTTTTTTTATTAGTCATGTTACAATAATAGATAAAGAAAAAAAGAGAAATCGTTTTATTTATATGAATAATGTTCTAGATTATAAAGGATATAGATTTTTTCAATCCGGATATGATCCGGATGGAAAAGGAACACATTTTTCTGTAAATAATGATTTTATAGGAACTAGTTTATCATACATTGGATATGGATTCATGAGTTTAGGAATGTTTCTTACTCTGTTTTGGAAAGGAACTAGGTTTAGTTATCTTAAAAAAAAATTAAGAAATTTATCTCAAACTTTTGTATTTATTTTATTTTTTTTAGTTTTTTTTTCAAAAACTTATGCTGATGATGAAAGTATAATGCATGATGGTTTGAATAAAATTCCTTTAGAAAGTATTTCTGAAAATATTCACATTTCTAAAGAACATGGAAATAATTTTGGACATTTATTGGTTCAAGACCACAAAGGAAGGATAAAACCAGTGAATACTCTTGCAATAGAACTTCTAAGAAAGATACATAAGAAAAATTTTATAGAAAATTTAGATGCTAACCAATGGTTTATTTCTATACATCAAGATAATTTTTTTTGGACTAAGGTTCCTTTTATAAAAGTTGATAAAAAAGGAGGATATGAGTTTTTAACAAAAATACGAGTAAATAGAAAATATTATGTTTCTTTGATGGATCTTTATATTGTTGATTATAAATCAAAAAGATTAAAGTTTATTCTTCAAAAAGATTATGAAAAAGCTTTTTCTAAAAATCCTGCTCAAAGAAATGAATATGACAAAGCTGTTATTAATCTTAGTGAAAAAGTAGGAATTCTTCATGGTATTTTTCAAGGAAAATATCTTCGTATTTTTCCTATTCCAAACGATAAAAATCATACTTGGTCTAGTTGGATCAGTTCAGATTCAAAGAGTTTAAATCCTATTGGTTTTTTTATGATAAACAATTATTTGAAATCTTTGTTTGATTCACAAAATCAAAGAAATTGGAAAATTGCGGATAAAGAGATTCAAAAAATACGGTTATATCAAATCAAACATGCTTCTTCTTTTTCTCCTTCCGATAGAAAAATAAAGATTGAAATTCTTTATAACAAATTAAATATTTTTTATCATTTGTCTTTTTTTTATATCCTTATTGGAATAGTAATTCTTTCAATTTCTTTTGTAAAAATCTTTTTTCAAAAAAAATACATGAATTGGATTTATAAAATTTTGATTCTAATTTTATCGTTTCTGTTTATTTTGGAATTTTTAGGATTAATTTCAAGATGGTATCTATCTGGACATGCTCCATGGACTAATGGGTATGAATCTTCTATTTTCATTAGTTGGTGTTTAGTTGGAGTAGGATTTGTATTTTATAAAAATCAATTTGTTCCAGGAATTACAGCATTAATTTCATCTATTTTGTTGATGTTATCAAATGGAATGGATCCTGAAATAACCAATCTAGTTCCAGTTTTAAAATCTCATTGGTTAATCATACATGTAGCTGTAATAACATCAAGTTATGGTTTTTTTTTCACAGGAGCATTTTTAGGATTTTTTGTATTGATTTTATATATTATTTTAGGATTAGGACATAGAAACAATAATTTTTCTTCTTCTTATAAGAAAAAAATTCAAATTCATATTGATCAATTAACTATTATTAATGAAATGAGTATTACAATAGGACTTTTTTTATTAACTATAGGAACTTTTTTGGGATCTATTTGGGCTAATAGGAGTTGGGGCCGTTATTGGAGTTGGGATCCAAAAGAAACTTGGGCTTTTATCAGCATAATGATTTATGCTTTTGTATTACATATGCGTTTAGTTCCAAGTCTTAAAGGTGTATTTTCTTTCAATATTTCCAGTATTTTAGCAATATGTTCCATTATTATGACTTATTTTGGAGTAAACTATTACCTATCCGGATTACATTCTTATGCTAAGGGAGATCCTATTTCTATTCCTTATTGGATTTATTATAGTTTACTCATTTTAGTCATTGTTACAATTTTATCATACTGTTCAAAAAAACATTATGAAAAAAATAGACAAGTGACTAGTAAATAA